The following proteins are encoded in a genomic region of Oceanisphaera profunda:
- a CDS encoding ABC transporter permease subunit, which produces MPAKGNIYPEVHVRSPLEQTWGVFRRNMLAMIGLWGLGLLSLLTLLAPWLAPYAATAQFSDALLMPPSWATDGNIDFFLGTDDLGRDLLSRLVFGTRLTFGNGVLAVLVALLVGGGMGIVAGMRQGYQASILNHLLDTLLSIPSLLLAIIFVAILGPSLLNTLIAITLALTPQFTRAIYNAVSQEMQKEYLTALRLDGGTRWHMLRYGVLPNLSDTIVSQTTRGLSVAILDITAVGFLGLGAQPPKPEWGTMLADALELVYLAPWTVALPGLAILLSVLVVNMVGEGLRQAINEVMD; this is translated from the coding sequence ATGCCAGCCAAAGGTAATATTTATCCAGAAGTGCATGTGCGCTCACCGCTGGAGCAAACCTGGGGGGTATTTCGGCGCAATATGCTGGCCATGATTGGCTTATGGGGCTTAGGGCTTTTGTCCTTGCTGACTCTACTCGCCCCTTGGTTAGCTCCTTATGCGGCCACGGCGCAATTTAGCGATGCGTTATTAATGCCACCCTCTTGGGCTACCGATGGCAATATCGACTTTTTTTTAGGCACCGATGATTTAGGCCGTGATCTATTATCTAGACTGGTGTTTGGTACCCGCCTCACCTTTGGTAATGGTGTATTAGCCGTATTGGTAGCACTCTTGGTGGGCGGCGGCATGGGCATAGTGGCCGGCATGCGCCAAGGGTATCAAGCCAGCATTCTTAACCATTTACTCGACACCTTATTATCGATTCCTTCTTTATTACTGGCGATTATTTTTGTCGCCATTTTAGGCCCCAGCCTGCTAAATACGCTGATTGCCATTACGCTGGCACTCACGCCACAATTTACCCGCGCTATCTATAATGCGGTATCTCAAGAGATGCAAAAAGAATACCTGACCGCCCTGCGCTTAGATGGCGGCACCCGATGGCACATGTTGCGTTATGGGGTGCTACCTAACTTAAGCGACACCATAGTGAGCCAGACCACTCGCGGCTTATCGGTGGCGATTTTGGACATTACCGCCGTCGGCTTTTTAGGCTTGGGCGCACAGCCACCTAAACCCGAATGGGGGACCATGCTCGCCGATGCCTTAGAGCTGGTGTATTTAGCCCCTTGGACAGTCGCCTTACCGGGCTTGGCTATTTTGCTGTCGGTATTAGTGGTTAACATGGTCGGTGAAGGCCTACGCCAAGCAATTAATGAGGTAATGGATTAA
- a CDS encoding peptide ABC transporter ATP-binding protein — protein sequence MPLLDIRNLTIEIETPQGWVKAVDKFNLTLTEGEIRGLVGESGSGKSLVAETIVGIAKDTWHVTADRMHFDNIDLLSLSPTERRRIMGRDIAMVFQEPSSCLDPSEKVGAQLKEAMPARKAGKGRLWWQHWKHWNWRHKEALSLLHRVGIRDSRAVINAYPFELSEGECQKVMIAMAIANQPKLLVADEPTNALEASNQAQILRLLERVNKLSGTTILLISNDLTTFAQLTNNITVMYCGQAVESGSREQILTQPHHPYTAALLHMMPDLDGSLPHKSRLNTLPGAIPPLQSLPIGCRLGPRCPNAQKKCVQTPPLAKYKGQSYYCHFPLNMPEPKSK from the coding sequence ATGCCGCTGCTTGATATTCGAAACCTCACCATCGAAATTGAAACCCCTCAAGGTTGGGTTAAGGCGGTGGATAAATTTAATTTAACGCTGACCGAGGGAGAAATACGTGGCCTGGTCGGTGAGTCTGGCTCGGGTAAAAGCTTGGTGGCAGAAACCATAGTCGGTATTGCCAAGGATACCTGGCACGTAACCGCCGACCGCATGCACTTTGATAATATCGACTTATTAAGCCTGTCGCCGACCGAGCGCCGACGCATCATGGGCCGCGATATCGCCATGGTGTTTCAAGAGCCATCCAGTTGTTTAGATCCGTCAGAAAAAGTGGGCGCTCAGTTAAAAGAAGCCATGCCCGCCCGCAAAGCGGGAAAAGGCCGTCTTTGGTGGCAGCATTGGAAACATTGGAACTGGCGCCATAAAGAGGCTTTGTCATTGCTGCACCGAGTGGGGATTCGCGACTCAAGAGCGGTGATCAACGCCTACCCTTTTGAGCTATCGGAAGGGGAATGCCAAAAAGTCATGATTGCCATGGCCATCGCCAATCAACCCAAATTATTAGTGGCAGATGAACCGACTAATGCCCTAGAGGCGTCTAATCAGGCGCAGATTTTACGATTATTAGAACGGGTGAATAAGCTGTCGGGCACCACCATTTTATTGATCAGTAACGATCTCACTACCTTTGCTCAGTTAACCAATAACATTACCGTTATGTATTGCGGCCAAGCGGTGGAGTCTGGCAGTCGTGAGCAAATACTCACCCAACCCCATCACCCGTACACCGCCGCCTTATTACATATGATGCCGGATTTAGACGGCAGCTTGCCCCATAAGTCACGATTAAATACCTTGCCGGGTGCCATACCGCCGTTGCAAAGCTTACCCATTGGTTGTCGACTGGGCCCTCGCTGCCCCAATGCGCAAAAAAAATGTGTGCAAACGCCGCCCTTGGCTAAGTACAAAGGGCAAAGTTATTACTGCCACTTTCCGCTAAATATGCCGGAGCCTAAGTCTAAATGA
- a CDS encoding peptide ABC transporter ATP-binding protein, whose product MDQVQPKPTTGSQVPLLKVDNLSRSFVTHSRFFRKVSKTAFHPLSFTLDRGQTLAIMGDSGSGKSTLAKVLAGVMPPTQGNIYIDGEKIEPGDDKKRCQLLRMIFQDPNTSLNPRSNIGKILEMPLSLNTNLDAAQRHELVLDTLRMVGLLPDHYHFYPQMISTGQKQRVALARALILSPNIIVADEAISNLDISVRSQIINLLLSLQTRLGLSYVLVANDLGVVRHISDHLILLHDGHVVEAGPTKKVLSNPQSEQGLRLLQNYHNEYRWRPNEK is encoded by the coding sequence ATGGATCAAGTGCAGCCCAAACCCACCACCGGCAGCCAAGTGCCCTTACTTAAAGTGGATAACCTCAGCCGCAGTTTTGTCACTCACAGTCGATTTTTTCGCAAAGTCAGCAAAACCGCCTTTCATCCTTTGTCGTTTACCTTAGACCGCGGCCAAACCTTGGCCATTATGGGGGATTCCGGCTCAGGTAAAAGCACGCTGGCCAAGGTGCTGGCAGGCGTAATGCCGCCCACCCAAGGCAATATTTATATTGATGGTGAGAAGATTGAACCCGGTGATGATAAAAAGCGCTGTCAGTTATTGCGCATGATTTTTCAAGATCCCAATACCTCACTTAATCCACGCAGTAATATCGGCAAGATCCTGGAAATGCCACTCAGCCTCAATACCAATTTAGATGCGGCGCAACGCCATGAGCTGGTATTAGACACCTTGCGTATGGTGGGTTTATTGCCGGATCATTATCATTTTTATCCGCAAATGATCTCTACCGGCCAAAAGCAGCGAGTCGCCTTGGCCCGCGCGCTGATTTTATCGCCCAATATTATCGTGGCCGATGAAGCCATTTCTAATTTGGATATTTCAGTACGCTCACAAATTATTAATTTGTTGCTCAGCTTACAAACACGCTTAGGCTTATCTTACGTACTGGTCGCCAACGACTTAGGCGTGGTACGCCACATTAGCGACCACCTAATCTTATTGCACGATGGCCACGTAGTAGAAGCCGGTCCCACAAAAAAGGTATTAAGTAATCCGCAAAGCGAGCAAGGCTTACGCCTACTGCAAAATTACCACAACGAGTATCGCTGGCGGCCAAACGAGAAGTGA
- the miaE gene encoding tRNA isopentenyl-2-thiomethyl-A-37 hydroxylase MiaE, with translation MLHIPSLDAEFAALLAPIHAFLRCETPDAWLEQAKRPENLSLILRDHLLCELKAAQSAMFLLKRYALTEQGVKDISKMIEPYEQFAYTRVGSLESLKGMNVLSKTIEARADCAYGQEMIDKMVLLIREELHHFYQVLEIIEENQIKYDPIPASRYAKMMLKKVRTFEPEALVDKLIVCAFIEARSCERFAKLAPHLPPKIGKFYVSLLRSEARHYQDYLALAEQITGEDISDRVALFREVEADLIQAPDADFKFHSGCPL, from the coding sequence ATGTTGCACATCCCTTCCCTAGACGCTGAATTTGCTGCTTTGCTGGCGCCGATCCACGCTTTTTTACGCTGCGAAACGCCTGACGCTTGGCTTGAACAAGCAAAGCGGCCCGAAAACTTGAGCCTCATTTTACGCGACCATTTACTCTGTGAATTAAAAGCCGCGCAAAGTGCCATGTTTTTACTAAAGCGTTATGCCCTAACAGAGCAGGGCGTTAAAGACATTTCAAAGATGATTGAACCTTATGAGCAATTCGCTTATACCCGAGTGGGCAGCTTAGAAAGCCTCAAGGGTATGAATGTGTTGTCTAAGACCATTGAGGCTCGTGCTGACTGCGCTTACGGGCAAGAGATGATTGATAAAATGGTGCTGTTGATCCGAGAAGAGTTACACCACTTCTATCAAGTGTTAGAGATTATTGAAGAAAACCAAATCAAGTATGACCCTATACCTGCTTCACGCTATGCCAAAATGATGCTAAAAAAAGTCCGTACTTTTGAGCCAGAAGCGTTAGTAGATAAACTGATTGTGTGTGCCTTTATTGAAGCGCGTTCTTGCGAGCGATTCGCCAAGCTGGCGCCACATCTTCCGCCTAAAATTGGTAAGTTTTATGTGTCATTGCTGCGTTCAGAAGCTCGGCATTATCAAGATTATTTAGCGTTGGCTGAACAGATCACCGGCGAAGATATATCCGACAGAGTGGCACTTTTTCGAGAAGTTGAAGCAGATTTGATCCAAGCACCGGATGCGGACTTTAAATTTCACAGCGGTTGTCCGTTATAA
- the rbsD gene encoding D-ribose pyranase → MKKTSLLNRHLSALVASVGHTDQIVLADAGLPIPAGPECIDLAVSPGLPSLEAVLAALLTELQLESVVLAQEIITVSPELHQALLAQIAAAASAQGKEITVSYLSHQQFKLENAEAKAVVRTGECTPYANLTLRCGVPF, encoded by the coding sequence GTGAAAAAAACCAGCTTACTGAATCGGCATTTATCAGCGTTAGTGGCCAGCGTCGGCCATACTGACCAAATCGTACTGGCCGATGCAGGATTGCCCATTCCCGCCGGCCCTGAGTGTATCGACTTGGCCGTGAGCCCAGGTTTACCCAGCCTAGAGGCGGTGTTGGCGGCACTGTTAACCGAGTTACAGCTGGAATCTGTGGTGTTGGCACAAGAAATCATCACCGTCAGCCCCGAGCTGCATCAGGCGTTACTGGCTCAAATCGCCGCGGCGGCCAGCGCCCAAGGTAAAGAGATCACGGTGAGTTACCTCAGTCATCAGCAATTCAAACTGGAAAATGCCGAGGCCAAGGCCGTCGTTCGCACCGGTGAATGTACGCCTTACGCCAACCTGACATTGCGCTGCGGCGTGCCTTTTTGA
- the rbsA gene encoding ribose ABC transporter ATP-binding protein RbsA, which yields MSHDSTPILSLTGIDKAFPGVKALDQAGLNVYSGQVMALMGENGAGKSTMMKVLTGIYQPDAGSIVYRGQPCHFKGPRESQHAGIGIIHQELNLLDELTIAENIFLGREPVNGFGKINWTQLYANAQVLLDRLQIRQSPRTRLGDLSIGAQQMVEIAKALSFKADVIVMDEPTDALTDTETQALFRVIEELRAGGCAIVYISHRLQEIFDICDRVTVLRDGKWIAEAAVSDIDEEQLIELMVGRKLDEQYPRIAVPQGSEVLKVEKLCAPGISDVSFSLHQGEILGFSGLMGAGRTELVKALYGAEPRTQGQVWLSGKPYTANHPQQGLAAGIAYISEDRKGDGLILGLSVKINMSLSALTEYSRGPQLDHGAERSAVDDFINLFKIRTPGREQLIGNLSGGNQQKVAIAKGLMTRPKVLILDEPTRGVDVGAKKEIYQLINRFKQEGMAIILVSSDMPEVLGMSDRIMVMHQGRINGEFNATTATQEQLLAAAVGKTHQKEQA from the coding sequence GTGTCTCATGACAGCACGCCTATATTGTCGTTAACCGGTATCGACAAGGCGTTTCCGGGCGTGAAAGCCCTTGATCAGGCGGGGCTGAATGTTTATTCCGGCCAAGTGATGGCCTTGATGGGAGAAAACGGCGCCGGCAAGTCCACCATGATGAAGGTGCTGACCGGTATTTATCAGCCGGACGCGGGCAGCATTGTCTATCGTGGTCAGCCTTGCCATTTTAAAGGTCCACGCGAATCGCAGCACGCAGGCATTGGCATTATCCATCAAGAGCTAAACCTACTGGATGAGCTGACCATAGCCGAAAATATTTTTCTTGGCCGAGAGCCGGTGAATGGGTTTGGCAAAATCAACTGGACTCAGCTGTATGCCAATGCTCAGGTGTTGCTCGACCGGCTGCAAATTCGCCAGTCTCCACGCACTCGGCTGGGCGACTTAAGCATTGGTGCCCAGCAAATGGTAGAAATTGCCAAGGCGCTGTCGTTCAAGGCCGATGTTATCGTGATGGATGAACCCACCGATGCACTGACCGATACCGAAACCCAAGCTTTATTCCGCGTGATTGAAGAGCTACGCGCCGGCGGTTGCGCCATTGTGTATATCTCGCACCGGTTGCAGGAAATTTTTGATATTTGTGATCGCGTGACCGTATTGCGTGATGGCAAATGGATTGCCGAAGCCGCGGTGAGCGATATCGATGAAGAGCAACTGATTGAACTGATGGTCGGGCGCAAATTAGACGAGCAATATCCGCGAATTGCCGTGCCTCAGGGCTCGGAAGTGCTTAAGGTCGAAAAGCTATGCGCGCCGGGCATCAGTGATGTGAGCTTTAGTTTGCATCAGGGTGAAATTCTTGGATTTTCCGGCCTAATGGGCGCGGGCCGCACCGAGCTGGTTAAAGCACTCTATGGCGCCGAGCCTCGTACTCAAGGGCAAGTGTGGTTATCAGGCAAGCCCTATACTGCCAATCACCCCCAGCAAGGCCTGGCCGCCGGTATTGCTTATATTTCAGAAGACCGTAAAGGCGATGGCTTGATCTTAGGATTATCGGTCAAAATTAATATGAGCCTGTCGGCGTTGACCGAGTACAGCCGTGGCCCCCAGCTGGATCATGGTGCCGAACGCAGCGCGGTAGACGACTTCATTAATTTATTCAAAATTCGTACCCCAGGTCGCGAGCAGCTGATCGGTAATTTATCCGGTGGTAATCAGCAAAAAGTGGCCATTGCCAAGGGCTTGATGACCCGCCCTAAGGTGCTGATCCTCGACGAGCCGACACGCGGCGTGGATGTGGGCGCCAAAAAAGAAATCTATCAGCTGATCAACCGTTTCAAACAAGAAGGCATGGCCATTATTTTAGTGTCCTCCGACATGCCAGAAGTATTAGGCATGAGTGATCGCATTATGGTGATGCACCAAGGGCGTATTAA